aattatgaaaaatcATTTCATTAATATCGGTTTCGTTCTTGTCTGTTCGTTTTCGTGTGGGGCACTCATTAATTGCCCTTTCTGCGGTAATTATCGTCTCATTGAAATCAATTAAAGGGGAAATGCTAAAAAACGAAACCATTAGGGGAAAGCCCACCAAATCTATTGACATTCTCAATTAGACCCGAAACACTCTTCTCCTCATCATAATTAGCATCTCGTTGAGACACTCCTGATGATGATAAATAACTGGAGATGCAATCTAAGGTCTTTTGAGTGCAAATAATTAGACAAGAGTTAGATTTGGTTGCCGTCTCACCGCAGTTCTCACAATTTAATTAGTATgcatttccattatttatcTGCCGGCTAAGACATTCTTGGCCCGTTCCCCAGCTCATTTGGCTCGTTGTGCGCGTTCTCAGCCATGTTTTTCTAGGGTTTACGATCGCTTTTTACAGCCCCAACAATTCAGTTGAGTTGTGTTGGTCGACGATGGTTGGAGACCTCAGACTTCAGAGTTCCACAAACTATCGTAATACATCAATATGATTATGAGCCCTGCAGCCGGGGTCGAGTTTCCTTCACATCTTATATACATTTGTGGCATGTGttgatttatttgaaattcGTTTCTGTTCTCCCTTTTGCCTTTCTGTTTGTCAAAGGCAAACAAACCGATTCGAAGCCAACAGAGCCTCCCAAAATCAAGAAAGAAACACCGTTTTGTTTGCCCGATCATTCTGCCCAAGTGCCAGAGATCGCTGCTTAATTTCTGTGTTCTTCCAAAAAGTGTTAAGTTATGGCTTGTACTGGGACTGGGTCTCTTCTCTTTAACCATAACTCATCAATATTTGATTTCTGTTGATGGCCTCCGACCGTCACTGTTCCTTTTTCTAAGAGCTCATCTTAGCCAAGTACTTGAGGGCTTCGTTTGTAGGTCAGGCAGATGCATCTGTAGATTTTTAAAGAACTTTGAAGCTACAGAAAATAGTTGCATCTTTTAATTGATCCAAAAACTAGCTAAACAAGCCCCTAGCTACCAGTCCAAGAAATCCCCATGCTCGACTTCCATTAGAAGGCACTTTCCTTCGCTCTAATTGCCTTTCCCACACCCATTTGCCATTTCCCATTACCAAGTCACCGTGCAACATTTTCACATTCACAAAGAAAACCGATCAGCACAAAAAATTTGAGCTCCAATTGACAAAATCACGATTCATCGAACAACAATCGAGCGACGACAACTTAACTTTACACACATTCGCATTTCAAAGCCAGCCAAAGCCAACTCCTCCTGCAGTTGCCCAAATCCCTAcgaaaccaacaaaaaaacaaaaaatcaggAGATTAGAAACGGGCGGGCAATTGGAAGTTGGCGGCAAATTTTGGGCCTTTGGGGCGTCTGCGCTGGCTGATGGAAGGAAGCCGGTACGGCTACCTAGGAGTTGCATTGTCAGCCAAACGATCTGCAATGGGTCTGCACTGGAAACTACTTTGTTATATCTTGTTAAGCTAGAAAGCAATCTATTCCTTGGCCTGTTTGGACTTTCTTCCAGTGCACTAACATCCTAGCTATCTCCCACACTCCTGGCTCTGGATTTCTACTGTTCTTTCTCCATTTAACTGACAACTTTGAATGCGGCCAAAAGAACCCGAAAGAGCCACAATTACGGTACTCGGCGTCATTGGCTGTTGTTGCCGTTTTGTTCTGTATGTTGTTTTGGCCGGGCCGGGCTGGGCTTTGGCTTTTTGCAAAACTGTCCAAACATTGTCGGAAATTTGTTAACTTTAATTTCTATTGCTAGCCGGACAGGAAAACTTGGCCAATACGAGAATGGTACCAAGCACCGGTAGTGGCCGAAAAGGTGCGGGTGTTGGTTACTTTTTGCTTGCAGCTTCCATTTTCCCATTGTTGGCCTGTCGAAATTATGACAGCCATGGCAATAGGCTTTAACGGTTCTTCTTGTCCAATGGCTGCCAATTTTCGGATTGTCGTAGATTTGTTACTCAATTGGCTGGACCCCAAGGAGATTATTTTCTGTGTATTAGCCACTTGTTTTCCCATAAATGATGATTTATGCCTGCGGCTCATTAGCATTCACAGAATTGTCGGCACGCAGCATTCTTTACAACTCTCTTATGACAGTGATAAGACTCCCTGCTCCCAACTGGCCATAAACGGAAGCGTCTGGCCATTTAGTTGGCATTTTCGAAATGTTCAAACAAATATTGAAATAGaaactattttgtttttctcgcCGCCAGAACGCAGTGTGCAACGGGCTTTCTCAGGCAACGATGGAAACTAGTTGTACGGATCGAAGATCACACACAAATCAATTTAACGACGCGCTAGCCCAGTTCCAGTTTGTGTCCGACTTTGAGTTCTGGTTCCCTCGGAGTGCGAAGCTCCCCAGCAATGTACATCTGGGGCTTTCATTCAATGCGAgggaatcagaatcagaatcggGCATCGAGCTGGCTGTCGACTTGTCGTCGGCATTGCAGCGACGACTTGGACTTCCTGTTGTCGCGTCATTATTGTCCATCATCATTTCCATTCGTAATGAGGCTAAGGCTACTAAAACGAAGTTGATCTTTAGTTCATTTAGATGCCGCCGCATACTCAAAGAaaaaagggtataaaaacaccaCACAATCCAATGGCGGGGGCTCGTTTCACGACTCCTGCGATCAGCTGTGGATCACCTAACCACTTGTGACAATTCCCCGTGTAGTGAGTGCTACGTCGTGTTCAACTACGTATAAATATCAGTCGAGAGAAGCCCGAGGACCATCTAAAAGGCCTACCAACCAGCCTTAATGTATGCGACCCTCTGGCCAGATCGGGATCCACTGCCAACCGGCTGGGCCATATGTACAACATTTACTATGTTCCCTGACATTCTTCGCGTAATTCTTCAATTTCAATTGCATACTCCGCTAGTTTCTTCGGCTTTAGAGTGGGAGCTTCAACCTCTGCCACGATGTTGGCACTTGGAAATGGCTAGAAATGGTCAAAGATTAAGTCCAAAACATTGTTTACATAATAGGAGCtggtaatatttattttgttaaaaataataaaactatttttggcTTGGAGGACCTATCAAGAAAGTCAATCTATTCCCAGacattctaaaaatatttatattcgaGCTTTCACAGACCAGCCAAGTACTCATCTCTAATTGGCTTCTGACGTCGGTgtgtcttattttttttcttgttgcttagttttcctttttgcAGGCACAATTGTCGCGACATATTTCTAGGTAAACCTCACGAACAATTGGCGACACGCTTCTTCGAGGCTGCCTCAGCCTTAGTCTCAGCTTCAGGTCCAAGGAACCTGCTGCTGCCCCTCTAGTGGTTGATGCTGCGTGAATTGTGACCAGACTGGTCCTGGCCAAGTTCAGACCCGGACTAGCATTGGATTTCTGCAAAGAGTGAACAGcatctgcagcagcagcagcagcaaaagaTAAAAGTGTTTATCATGTTTGCAATTATATGCTAAAATTGTAATTGCAAATGTTTGCCTAAGCTGTTGAGGGCTTTTCCATTTGGCGCAGATACTAGACGTTCAGCAGCTTCGCTTTGAAGTGTCTCGTTGGCTAAATGGATTGCTTAAACGGTTCTACCGAAGATATTCCCCTCGCTGAGAACCGGATGCGAGAGAGTAAGAGttggcttttcttttcttgcaACAAGTTGCAACAAGGAAGTTGGAAGTGCTTCAAGATGAGTCTTAGGAATTGTTGGATAATTGATTGTGAATCTTTATTATGGCGCATGTCGAAAGCATAAACGAATCTTGGAATTTAAAGTCTTTAAAGTATTTTGGAAAGTATTACTCATAGTCACTAAAAAtacttctttttttattaccaAACTTGCTAAAATAATTATGGTGTACATTACAACCTACGAGCTCATTTTTATCTTCCCCTCTTTTTCTGAAACTAATAAATCTTCATGTTGATTAATTTGTTTACCTTtctaacaacaaaaaaagaggaaattCTTATTCAATCAACGGCTTAGGTGGATCTTGTCAGAAAGCCATGTAGTTATGACACGGCTCTTGTAATTTCTCTTTTGTGGCATTTTATGATCCAACTCAATTGCGCCCACCTGAATGCTGGAGCAATGGATATGAGCATCATGCATCATGCAAACATCGCTCTGGCCATAAATTTCTTACCAACTGACCTCGGCTGGCATCAACACTCCATCAGAGAGCCCGGCACTTAATGCCCACCCAAAAATGGCCACGATGATGGTCATGACGAAGATGAAGGcaacaacaacggcaacaacgACAGCGACACCGCATCAAGTGCCTGGGCGAGCGGCATAATGGTGCATCCAAAGTGCAGCTAATTTAAGGAAACGCTCACTCAACGCGACACCAAAACGCATGCACCGCCGAGATTGAAGCAGCAACTCTGGATGCCATCATCACCACGGACTCTTCACTGGACACCCCTGGAGCTCCTTCCCGATCCCAGCTCTTTCTTTCTCTTGGCCAAAAGCCCACACCAATATGGAGGCGTTTGCTGCACCGGCGCGTGACGTTTCAGTGTCCACTTTTGGTTGTCAAGCAAATTACATATATGATTTTTATGTGACAAATGAGCTTAAGATGTTGTAGCTGATGGGGCAGTTCGGTATGGATCGGTTGGCTGTTCGTTTAGGGTTTTTGATGCTGCCAGGTCCAGGTCTGCGTGTTTAGCGATGACATCGTGATCAGGAACAAAATCTATGatgaaaacaaaagacttaagaATCGAACTCGACatcataatttaatttagaatttttcgggagaaaaaaaacaaaacacttaGGAAACGAACTTTAATTGCAAAGTTCTAAAAGAAAAGTAGTAAACCTAAGCTTCTTTTAGTAAACTCTAATATAAATGCACTCCTCTCTAGTTGGCTTCTTGAAACCCGGAACTGGCTCTATACCATTTTGTTTGTCGTTTGTTGCACAGTCGCCGGACACACTCACGCACATTGACACAGTGACACATATCGAAgatgtttttgtgtgttttccaTTTCGTTTTATGACTGCTCCATTGATTTGCATATTAATGCCGAACATGTTTAGATACGCCCGCGCTTCTTGTCTCCGCCTTCTTGCGCTGGGATGGAAATCGGGGAGATGGCCAAGATCAGCGATGGGGAGGGAGAAAAGTGAGAGTAAAGGTCTTGTCTTGGGGTCATCGGTTGTGGCTTGATTTATGTTCCGTCTAGTTTCACGGCAGATTGTTTACGATGTGTTAACTTTTCGGTCGCAAAGGTGTTTGGCCATTCGAGTGGCATGTTTGTGTTCGAATACCGCCGGCAGAAATTCCATCAAACGCTTTCCACTGCATTAAAATCGCTGGCCGGGCTGCGTGAGTGTATTTAAAGCatttcgaaaaaacaagaCATTGTCATAAGAGCTTCTGTAACGAAAAGTGTAACAAGCAAGCGGAGTGAGCGCAAAAATGTTGATGCAATCGTTAAGTTTGGCAAATATGGTTAGAGCTCTGATTTGCGGATTCTTGTGGCTGGTTTTGAGTTGTGAGTTGGGTGCCATGCCGAGgagttttattttccaaacatGATCCACTGGCTGAACTCCAGCTGAGTCTGTTTAGGAATGACCAGAATTTTGTTTGCCTTAATTAGAACATTGTTTTTCGGCCTCACTAAGCTGGGGGTCATTTCTTTATCTAACTCGTGGTTCACATGACTTTTAGTATTAAACACTTGAAcaaattactttcttttaacatttaaaaatgtatgaagTGAAGTTATTCTGAAAAAGATAACATAAACTTGTGAACTTTTGTATATTACCTATTATGGCCAGGTattaatatagtatattattttttaaaagtgtacccatttttgttttaattggcGACTCACGCATAGTTGACCCCTGTAACTTGGGGCATAAATCGTACAAGATATGGCTTATTTCTGAGCTGCCATCAAACGGAAAATTCTAACATGCCTAACATGTTCAATGTCAGCTCATTACCCGGACCTGCACTTACTCGCAGTTGGCTTTTGGCCATTTAGCTGATGGCTTTTGCCTTTGGGCCATAAAAGAGCGTTGACTGTATCAACAGAGCTTGTGGCAGTTATGCTGAAATTCCATAAGCGACATCATCGCATTCTCTCATAACCCGCCAGCAGCACCTACGGCACCGCCGTCATTTCCATCGGGATCGCCATCAGAATCTCCGCCAGAGGTTTCTCCTTAGCGCCTATTAGCTTAGCCAATACTTCAAAGTGCAGACTCTGGCTGCAGCGCCAGAGCCTTCCTTTCGGATTCTTCGTTTGGGCCAGCTTGGCCTCGGCTGGACCATAAATCACTTGGACGAGGATGCGACTAATTAAAAAATCGACACGCTTAACTGGCAAAAGACAAAACATTTGGCCAGGCAACGGGGGAGCAGACCAGGAACTTGTGGAGCCGAGAAGGATTCAAGACCTAAGCCGGCCGACTGATAGGCTTTGTCTCGTCTCCGACTTGTGTTTGTCTTTCATTTGTTTATAGGATTTACAAGCCCTGCCATTGCCGTTCTCGATGGCCGgctttgcagttaaaattaacgacaataatgtCAACAAGTTTTTGTTCCTTAACAGCCCAACTGGAATAGTTATATACCCTATATGGCAGACAAAAGATTATTTATAGGCCTCGTAAATTACAGAAATACATTTCAAAAATACATTTGTCATTAGAAcagtatttattaaatatttgcctAATTATTTCTTAAGACCCAGATTTCAACCTCATAAAGTAGTTCATGCTTTGTGAACTGAAAGAAACCCCAACTGGCGTGCAAATGATCAATGCTTGCGATCAGCTCTTGGCGGCAACCGGAAAGAGGGTCTCAACCAAAGTCAACTCAAGCAATTTAAGCGCCTGAGAGCTGGCCCTTCTGAGATTTTCTGGCAGTGCACACCCTCAACCTCCCTGATGGCATTAAGTCGATAATGCATAAAAATAAGGAATACGCTTCATTGGACTCTAATTGCTAAACGCAAAGAAAGAGGGACAACAACTTGACTCTGCTCCGAGATGGGACAACACGGCACTCGAGGAGGAGATGACAACGACAGTTGGAGGAACGCTTCTCCGCCGCGTCAAGTGCAAGTGCATCGATGGGGGATCTGGGATCTGGGCCTGGTAGAGAACCAGAGGAGCCCCTGGCCGATGGATGGTCTCGGCCCGGCAACAACGTTGCGTGTAATTAAAACGCAAACTTGTCcaggagagagagagacacaAGTGGAGGCGAGGAAGTACACTGAAAGATTATTCTTCCCACACTATATATGTACTATGGTATCAGATAGTAAGACCAATTTAAAGACAAAACTATTCTCTCTGTGTGGCATATCCCGATCCCAGTTTTTCTTACCTCAAGTAGGTGAAAGACTAAACCATTGGAGAGAAGCCAGAGCTTCTCTGGCTGATTTCTTGAAAGATTTGTAAACGTTGAACTTTCGAAAAGCGGCGCAGAAGTTAACCAGAAGTAAATATCGACAATCGTTGTGCGTTCGGTGGTTGGCTGGCCGGCTTCGTCGGGgagaaaaattaagaaaaacttaaatgagtcaaggcaaaaaaaattccacaCAACTGCGTGAGAAGTTGCCGCTGCCAAGACcaagacgacgacgacgacgattcacagatacagatacatatgGAGAAGGAGCTTGCAGTTTGGGGTTTGAAGATGAAGAGCCATCCGTGGCTTGCTGCATTTATTGATCGCCGCTTACCGATTattgtttaaactgttttcaatgcgtttactttgtgcaaatattattttttcaatttatgaGCCGCGCGTCTGGGCCTGAGAGATTCTCCGCGATTTCTCCCCCTTCCATACTGCTTCCTTTGGCAGACAAATATCAATTGGAAATCCCATGGCTCGAAATTGGAAATCTCAAAGATACAAACATGAAGCGCTCGTCATTATAATGTCTTGTCCTCTTTTTTTCCGGGCTTGATGCTTGGCATCCTCCGCCTCCACCGCCTCGACTGCCTCCTTTTGCTTACTCCGTTTGATATAAAccgaaatattttaatgttattAACCGATTTTCATTTAATGACAACTGCTGCTGAATAATTGGCATTTTGTTTGCTGTAATGAGACATGTAATGGTAGTGGAAATGTAAAGGAGTTGTGCAATTATTTTAAGCATGGAAATGACTGTGTAATGAAGCAATAAATCCATAATAATATCGATTGTTGACTAGATTTAAGTTTCagttgttttaaataaaagataaagGAAATAATTAACACGATTTTATATTCTTAACATCTCATTACAGACCACTTTACTTGTTAACTATAAATCTTAAGGCCGTTAAATTTTGTTTCGGGAATTGAGCtctaaaatgtaaaataaagtTAATGTATTGTTTTTGCTTTAAAGATTGGCCCCCCACCGCATGAGAAGgtcaattaaattattttacaatcGGAGCACATGTCGAACGGACTTTATTCCTTTTTAAAGGAGGTactattaaatataatacaacGCTCAGGAAAATATTGCCTAAATATCTCTCAATTACTGTTTCCAATTCAGAGTTTGTTTtgagtttgtgttttttttttggcccaaaCAGGCGCCATCTAACGCCATCGTTTCGGCCGTCTCCAGCCAGGCGCCACATGGTGCAAGTGGTTGCTCGGGATCTGGGTTTGGTGGCTCTATCTTTGGACCGGGGCTGGAGGCTGGTGGCTGGGACCGCTGGCTAAGATCAAACAGTGTCCGGCGGGGAGGTGGCAGCACGATCTCAGTGGTCAtgacgacgatgacgatgatgatgcgGGTTCCGTTTTTGTGTGGCGCTCTTGTAGTTAGCGTTATGAACAAGATATATGGCAGAGGTATGCCCATAAAGCCGCTGATCTAATTAATAGGCTCACATAGTTTTTTGCACCTTCATTTGGTGCGTGCAAATTTGCTGGCTTCACAATACTTTCTGTTTTCCTGGCAGTTGCCATTGCCAAACATGATCGAGAGCGGTACGTGTCCATTCGACTCCAGTCGTACTCGCTTATTAATTTGTATGATATAATCGGCATCCTTCGAATGGGTAAGGCGGGCTTCAAATGTGTGCTCCTGTCCGAAACTCCCAGTCCCACTGGCTGGGTGATTGATCGAATCCCATATTGAACTCAAGCAGAGCCGTTTTGATTGCCACTAATAAGCGTAATTTTGACTTAAACTGCTCCTAGTTGCTGGGcataaattgtaaaatttagCTAAGATATGGATGGGAAAAGACCTAACACTTTGTAGTTTTACTTCatagttttttcttttgaatGGGAAAAAATATCCCTCACCCTGCACAAAAAAGAAATTCGTCAGGATAGACATGGAAAGATgactttttaaacaaattatatacAAAACCATCTGGGTTTTGAATCCAATTAAGAATCAGAAGTATAGTTTATGAATTTGGGCTTCAAAAGCCATCGTTGGTGAAATCATGGGATTTTGGTTTTGAAAATAGACTTTAGCGCTCAAGGCACAAGAAAAATTTAACTGATGGATTAAAAGCCCTGGCCTAAGGTTCCGAGTACTTCCGAGCTTTATAAAGTCTCTTATCATAATTAGTGAACTCAGAGGGCTGTTTTGGAAATTTGTACTTTTTGGACacattttgaaaatgtaaaaaaaaaaaacaaataataaaaaaaatagcataTTGGAAAGCATTGggtagtattttttaaaattaaaaataaaagaattataAATCTAAATAATAGTCAAAATGCGAGTTGATCTTATGATCTGTAGATTCTTAATAAGCTGAAGGTTTTCTTATCGGAATCTGGGAACTTGCGGGTACTTAGCTTGCAATTGACTACATAGGCACACTTTGGCAAGAAATGGAACTAATTTTAGAGATAGAAACTAACACATGCCGATGCTTAATTCGGAGGTCAACAAACAATTGATAAGCGAGAAAATTTAGTTGACAATCTCTGTTGCTTGAATTTCCCAATATTCAGGGCCATAGAACTTAACAAAgccactttattttttttaatctcaAAAACTTCTGGTTCCGAACCCGAAAACTTCCCACCATTTACCgtttaaaatgtaaacatttttactttaataaatattcaatcATGTTTAATTATCAACAAGAGGGACCCTTTTTTAACAATAATATTTCGGATTCAATTACCAAATATCTTTTCAtcctttttgaatttttcagaTGCCATTTTGAAGAGAAATCCTTTGGCATCCTTCACTCTTTAATTCGAATCAGCATTACCAAGTATGATTCTTCCAAATGTCCCATTCtatcaaatgaaaaaaaatattagaatCAATTATGTAAATAAGACCTATTAGGAGCCCATTAGGGGTAAAATAGACCTTACGAAAATTCTGAAACATACCCAGAACTAAACCACCATCCAAAGCCAGTTTCCTCCGCCCAATTATGTTCCGGATTTCCGTCCTCATCACGATCGATGGTTGAGAATTTTGTTCCCTGAACCAGGTCAATCTCCAATGTGTTTTCAGTGCACCCGTCAACCTTTTTCAGCATGTAGTCTTCGTTCTCATCTCCCACAACCAAATTGTCACATCTTACTTTACTTATTCCGGTATTCCGATTCCAAGAGTTTATAAACACCTCATGAGGTTTCCAACTGGTTAAAATATGTAATTTTTGGAGTCCAATGAAAGTCGAATCCCAGGTCGAATCTCCAAATCCGTTGATGTACTGCTCATAGGTAACATTAAATTTCCTGGATTcaatatgtttaaaaaaaacctggATCCACCCATATCCAATATTTACATCTGAGATACAGTTCACATTAAAAGGTTCCAATCCTGGGAGTTGGATTTCTGAGTAGACAACTGCTTCTTCTTGGGTTGATTGACATCGATCTGGAAGGACTAAGACATTTGTAATAATGTATTTCACATTATTTTCCAACTTACCTTTAATTGGTGTTGTTGAGTTTTTCACATCTTGGCTGCTCTTTGTTATCCCTCGAAACTTGTCAAGTTCTTcactaaacaagaaaggaaagctaacttcgggcggagccgaagtttatatacccttgcagttaaaaccggatatatatcgcaaacatcggatatagttggccgatccttatgggaataggaaaatataatccaatttattacaatacaaaatctaaaaagagtcccaaacttctatcttcaaaaatacgaaagttgatatttctaccaaataccatttccgatcgttcagttatatggcagctatgggatatagtcggccgatcctaatgaaatttggtaggttgggtcaactgaccaaaaatagaatctgtattaaattccagctttctatcttcaaaaacacgaaagttgggtcatttccgatcgttcagttatatggcagctataggatatagtcgtccgatccttatgaaatttggcatgtcgtaatgttttgctaaaaatagctctcgtgtcaaatttgaactctctaactctaaaaacaccaaagttataccatttccgatcaatcagttatatggcagctataggatatagtcggccgatcccggtcgttccgacttatatactgcgtgcaaaggaaagaaaggtgtgtgcaaagtttcaagtcgatagctttaaaactgagagactagttcgcgtagaaacagacagacagacagacggacagacggacagacggacatgctcatatcaactcaggaggtgatcctgatcaagaatatatatactttatagggtcggagatgtctccttcactgcgttgcacacttttggacaaaattataataccctctgcaagggtataaaaagatgATCGTAAAGTAAATATGTGATTTAGTTGTCCGATcgttataattatttaatttataagaacgatttattaaaaagtgtCTCTAGAGTAGCCATTTTGGCCACACAGTCATAACTTAGCCAGAAAAGTGGCCGTAACTTAGCGAATAGTTGTCGGATCCACGAGTTTTATGCATTCCCGAACTTATATCTTCGAAAAGCAAAACTTTTAATCAAAACATGGCCAACTAAAATGTGACTcgattttcgcatttttttaaaggggtaacatcatgattttgatttaaaaatcgatttaaaattttatttcttggcTTTAACCTTGGTGCAGATCAAAGCTACTGAGCTCCTTAACtcgtaaatggtattccgttcgCAAATctgattaaaaatttataaaatataggCTAAATAAAATACTACTAACTTAGTAGCAGTACTATTTGCTTTAATTGTACTCATAATTGGTATTTCATTTATAAGAAACGACATAAAAAGAGGACTGTATTGAGATACTGCAGGGGTATACAAATACGGATGCAAATTTAGCCGGTATGGCTACAAGTCTTGTCAATTTTGGCCTCGCTCGAATGCCACCCACCTGGGGGACGGCTTACCAATTTTGGAGGAGCCTCGCTAATTGGATATTCACACTTGGTCACATTTTGGGGCGGCGTAAATGAGAGCTGCATGTGGAAAAAGGCGCCACTCCCAAAATAGGCAGCCTGTAAGCGCCAACCCGAGATGCACATGGTAAAATGGTAACAAAAGATCGTCAAGCAGCCAGCGAGCGGCAGAAACTGTGGCACTACCAGGATGGATGTGGTTACAAGATGGTAGAAAGACGGAGTCTCAACTGGAGAAAGGGAAAGAGAACGGGGAGAGATCCCAAAAATAGGCATACCAATGTGTGCGCATGCACGGAATTTATGGTGACATTTGAGTGATTCGAGCGAcgtgctgctcctgctgcagAAGCGTTTGGTGTAAAGGCCAATTAAATTGGAGGAAAATTGGAGCAGCACAGTCCGGTGATCTCGGTCTCGTCCCGGGTCCATGTAATTGCCTTTTCAACTCTGCCGATTATCCCAGATGATTTCGCAGATCCCAGATCTCAGATCACGGGCAATGGCATTCAATACCCCGAGTGCTTGCAAGATCGCAAAATTAGCGTAATTTCGCTCGCCGATCACCGCCGACGCAGCTGAATCGGACAAGTGTCAAAGTGAAAGAGCTGGGGATTGGGGTCAGTTTGAAGTCCCTTGTCTTGTGTTTTGCTGGCTTATTGCACAGGTTGACCGGCAAAAGAAATTCCCGGGAAATGCAAAGCAGTCGCACATGTGTTGGATTTAGCCTGGGCCGAGTTCGGTCACACACTTTCTGATTTTTTCTGGGCGATAAGGTGTAAGCTCTCGCCCTCTTTTTTGGATTCAGTAATCGCAAATATTAAGGTAGAGTATATAAGTTATGCCAGGTTATagacttgaaaaaaaaatctttgaaaatctataaatttatatttcaaCCAAATCTTTCAATCACTAACATTTAATCAAATATCTGACCTTTTATTAATGGGGTTTTAGGGTATTTTTTATGCATACTTAAACATACTctcttcatatttttttactgGACATACTGCATATGAAACACACTTAACGATTATTCcatatttacttatttttacacGCCGCTCGAAAGCAAACTCCGGCTGTGGCCAAGGTATATTATTTGTG
The Drosophila bipectinata strain 14024-0381.07 chromosome 3R, DbipHiC1v2, whole genome shotgun sequence DNA segment above includes these coding regions:
- the LOC122321524 gene encoding uncharacterized protein; translation: MIMSPAAGKRAGNWKLAANFGPLGRLRWLMEGSRYGYLGVALSAKRSAMGLHWKLLCYILLS